aaGGAGAATTGTTTATTgtatctcgatcgtagtgatacacatattcataatattgatgccaaaagatgcaaagttgataatgatagtgcaacatactagtggcacttccgtttaggtcatattggtgtaaatcgcatgaagaaactccatgcgaatggacttttggaatcactggattatgaatcatttgatgcttgcgaaccatgcctcatgggcaagatgactaagactccgttctctggaacaatggagcgagccactgacttattggaaataatacataccgatgtatgtggtccgatgagtgttgaggctcgtggcgggtatcattattttctgaccttcacagatgatttgagcagatatgggtatatctactcaatgaaacataagtctgaaacatttgaaaagttcaaagaatttcagagtgaagtggaaaatcatcgtaacaagaaaataaagtttctacgatttcatcgcggaggcgaatatttgagttacgagtttggtctttatTTAAAAACAATgaggaatagtttcacaactcatgccacctggaacaccactgagtaatggtgtgtctgaacgttgtaaccgtactttattagatatggtgcgatctatgatgtctcttatcgatttaccactatcattttggggttatgcattagagacagctgcattcacgttaaatagggcgccgtctaatccgttgagacgacaccgtatgaactatggtttagcaagaaacctaagctgtcgtttcttaaagtttggggctgcgatgcttatgtgaaaaagcttcaacctgataagctcggacccaaatcggagaagtgcgtcttcataggatacccaaaagaaactgtcgggtacaccttctatcacagatgcaaaggcaagatctttgttgctgagaatggatcctttctagagaaggggtttctctcgaaagaagtgactgggaggaaagtagaacttgatgaggtaattgtaccttctctcgagttggagagtagttcatcacagaaatcagttccagtgaagcctacaccaattagtgaggaagttaatgatgatgatcatgaaacttcagatcaactTACTACCAAActtcataggtcaaccagagtacgttccgcaccaaagtggtacggtaatcctgttctggaagtgatgttactagaccatgatgaacctgcgaactatgaggaagcgatgatgagcccagattccgcaaaatggcttgaggccatgaaatctgagatgggatccatgtatgaagaacaaagtgtggactttggttgacttgcccgatgatcggcaaagccattgagaataaatggatcttcaagaggaataCGGACGCtggtagtagtgttactatctacaaagctcgaatcgtcgcaaaaagttttcgacaagttcaaggtgttgactacgacgagattttctcactcgtagcgatgcttaagtctgtccgaatcatgttagcaattgtcacattttatgaaatctggcaaatggatctcaaaactgcattccttaatggatttcttaaagaagagttgtatatgatgcaacaataaggttttgtcgatcctaaaggtgctaacaaagtgtacaagctccagcgatccatttatggactggtgcaagcctctcggagttggaatatacactttgatagtgtgatcaaagaatatggttttatacagacttttggagaagcctatatttacaacaaagtgagtgggagcactacagcatttctgataagtatatgtgaatgacatattgttgatcggaaataatgttgaattttctggaaagcataaaggagtgtttgaaaggatttttttcaaagaaagaccttggtgaagctgcttacatattgagcatcaatatctatcaagacgcttgataagtttatttcaatgagtacataccttgacaagttttttgaagtagttcaaaatggaacagtcaaagaaaggagttcttgcctgtgttgcaaggtgtgaagttgagtaaagactcaaaacccgaccacgacagaaaatagaaagagaatgaaaagtcatacCCGATGCCTCaatcataggttctataaagtatgctatgctgtataccagacctattgtgtacctcaccatgagtttggcaagagggtacaatagtgatccaggagtggatcactagacagcggtcaaaattatccttaggggAATAAGTACATGTTTCTCggatatggaggtgacaaaaagttcgtcgtaaagggttacatcgatgcaagttttgacactgatccggatgactctaagtctcaattgGATACATACTGGAAGTGGGAGtgattagctagagtagctccgtgcagagcattgtagacatagaaaatttgcaaaatacatacggctctgaatgtggcaaaccccttgactaaacttctctcgcaagcaaaacatgatcactctttgggtgttaataacatagcgatgtgaactagattattgactctagtaaaacctttGGATattagtcacatagagatgtgaactaatcacataaagatgtgaactattggtgttaaatcaaatgacgatgtgaactagattattgacaatagtggaagtgggagactgaaggaaatatgccctagaggcaataataaagttgttatttatatttccttatatcatgataaatgtttattattcatgctagaattgtattaactggaaacttggtacatgtgtgaatacatagaaaacaCAGAGTGTCcctactatgcctctacttgactagctcgttaatcaaagatggttatgtttcctgaccatagacatgtgttgtcatttgatgaacgggatcacatcattggaggatgatgtgatggacaagacccacccgttagcttagcattatgatcgtttagttttattgctattgctttcttcatgacttatacatgttcgtctgactatgagattatgcaactcccgaatatcagaggaacaccttgtgtgctatcaaacgtcacaacgtaactgggtgattataaagatgatctacatgtgtctccgaaggtgtttattgggttggcatagatcgagattaggatttgtcactccgtgtatcagagaggtatccctgggccctctcggtaatgcacatcactataagccttgcaatcaatgtgactaatgagttagttgccggatgatgcattacggaatgagttaagagacttgccagtaacgagattgaactaggtatgatgataccgacgatcgaatctcaggcaagtaacataccgatgacaaagggaacaacgtatgttgttatgcggtttgaccgataaagatcttcgtagaatatgtgggagccaatatgagcatccaggttctgctattggttattgaccggagaggtatctaggtcatgtctacatagttctcgaacccgtagggtccgcacgcttaatgttcgatgacgattttatattgtatgagttatgtgatttgatgactgaatgttgttcggagtcccggatgagatcacggatattgcgaggagtctcgaaatgttcgagaggtaaagattcgtatataggatgatagtatttggacaccggaagtgtttcggggataccgggtacgtatcgggtcaccggaaaggggttccgggcacccccggcggccaggatatgggccttattgggcctagggtgGGACTGACCAgtccctagtgggctggtgcgccccatacATGGCCGAATAGGggggagaaaggaaagggagaggagagaaaggaagggggcaattcggcctcccctttccttctctccccccTCCTCTTTCCATCTCCCTCCGGAAAACATGGAATGGGGGGAGGCCGAATAGGATtaggccccaagtaggattcctcctacttgcgGCGCACCTCTTGCTGCTctctccccctcccacctatatgtatgtggggggggcaccgctagaacacacaccaagtcttctcttagccgtgtgaggtgcccccctccacagttacacacctcggtcatatcgtcgtagtgcttaggcgaagccctgcgccggtaacttcatcatcaccgtcaccacgccatcgtgctgacggaactgtccctcggcctcaactggatcaagagttcgagggacgtcatcgagctgaacgtgtgctgaacgcggggtgtcgtacgttcggtgcttggatcggttggatcgcgaagacgttcgactatatcaaccgcgttactaaacacttccgcttttggtctacgaggatacgtggacacactctccccgctcgttgctatgcatctccaagatagatcttgcgtgatcgtaggtaaaatttTTGAAACACTGCGTTCCTCAAAATAGAATAGTCGACTAAATTTCATACCTCAAAATTTTGagattttttaattttttaagtGTGATTTTAAAGTTTTACTAGTCACATGGGTGCACGTGAAACCATGTTCacctttttattttttatatccGCTCGGGTCATATTGTACAGACTTTAGAGTTGTAGCGTCCAATATAACAGAACACATCAAAATAGTCCCTACAACTATTTAGTTACCgcctaaagaaaaaaaaaggtAAGTCAACTTTCTAGGTCATTAGATTAAGATCCAACAGCTGTtgctttttcttcttcctccggcTTTCTTAGAGTATCTTCAAGGCGTACCCACGTTTTATTTTTCATTTAATAATCGCCTACAGTAAAAGTGAGATCAATCGGAGATGTGACAGCACGTAACTTGTGGGCTGGCGGCCAGTTTACTCGATCTGGGCGTTCGATAGATATCGGATGACACTTAAGTCGTTCGGATCTGTTACGAATTTTCTGTCTCACACTAAAAACACTATGGATGTCAATACATCACGAAACTTCACACATGAGTAGAATAGTCGACTAAATTTCATACCTCAAAATTTCAGGTTTTTTAATTTTTTAAGTGTGATTTAAATTTTTTACTATTCATATGGGTGCACGTTGAACCATGTTCACCTTTGTATTTTTTTATATCCGCTCGGGTCATATTGTTCAGACTTTAGAGTCATAGCATCCAATATAACAAACACATCAAAATAGTCCCTACAACTATTTAGGTACCGCCTGAAAAATAGGGTAAGTCAACTTTCTAGGTCTTTAGATTAAGATCCAACAGTCGTtgctttttcttcttcctccggcTTTCTTAGGGTATCTTCAAGGCGGACCCGCAAACCTCCTGCAACGGTTCAGACCATGCTGTCCGGACCACGGAAGCCATCCAATTCCATCCTGTATCGATCCATGGGGCAGTCTGCACGCGATTTCTCCTGTAAATTGGAGACAAAGTGGGGGAGGTATGCGGGAGTCTGGACACCTGAAACGTAGGACACCAACACCCCCAGCACACCCAATCCCCCCTCCCGGTCCCATTTCCTTCCACTCCGCCCCTTCCCCCCTTGCTTTGCATGTGCATCCTCAACCTCCGTTGTCGCTGTTGTTCGTCTCCAGTCGCCGTAGAGGTATTGTCGGATGTCCGGAACTAGCACTGACGCGCCCGCTCACCGTTCCGACAGAGCTTTCCACCCTGGAGCCGTTTGTACCCAGGTACAGTCCGCCCCCTGACGACGACCTCCATGGCGGACACCACGCCCGGCAGGTGTTCGGTCAAATGCCATAGAGAGTTATTTTCAAATGTTATGTCATTTTTAGAGTAGGAAGGATGGTGGGCTGACGGATGCGGGAGGATTTTTGCGAGTTgccattggagatgcccttagagcatctacagccggacttcCCAAATTGATCGGGCGAACGCAGGACCACTATCGGACTAAGCTTGACTTCCTGTTGTTATATTCTTGGTCTTTGGGGATTGTTTATCTTGATCACATGTAGTATTATCTGTTCTGTTTTGGGTATGCATGACACCTCTCCTGATTAAGTTCCATGTGTGATGGTATTAGGCATAAATCCGTTTATGTGCGGTGCATATTGCAGGTGCCAGTTACTCCTACATCTTTCTTTAGCTAAGCTGTTAGTTCATGTATGATCTGGACAGTGTATGTGTTGTGCTAATCTGGGTTAAGAAGGAGCAACCATGCGATCACAATGCATGATTTTTTTCTCCAGCACAATGCTAGTTAGACAAAATGCCGATATTTACAGCCACAGGGTGTAATGAGTTGATTCTGGGTCTCTAGTTTATGTTATTTCTATCTACAAAAATGCTTAACAACATGCCATGTTAGGTGCATATATTACTCAAGCTTTATGGAGTGTATAATTTTATTATATCTTTCAACTATGAGCTATATTTCTAGCTCCCGATGGAGTTTCCTGAGATATTTTTCTCTAATCTTGCTTTGTTTCACCAtgttccttcttctagaaaatgtGGATGATTCTGTGAGGTTCTCTAATCTTCTACATCATTGGCTTCCGCAACCTCAACCTCAACTCATTACATCCCTACCTCTCCCTTGGTTCATGTGTGACTCCTTGCTTTGTCTCTCTCTCGCCATCGAGTCATGGGTGACTGGTGCTGGTAATCGAGATGATGGTTTAGTTTTCGATTCTGTGATGGTGTTCTTGTGCCCACCACAATCTTGTTATTGAGGTTTAGTTTTAGACCCTTTTCTTGTCTTATCTTAATACCCACCGGATACCCTTTGGGTATAGGATACCAATTTGTGCCCCATGGATATTGACATGGATGGGTATAGAAAGAAGATTTGGGTTTGGGTAGAAAAAGGTCGTACCCACCCATACCCTACCATTGCCATCCCTACTTACTCCTAGCATCCGCACTCTTCGATTTTCCTCCTTTATCGACAAACTGGCCCAAAAAGATATTCGGTGACATATCACTTTGATGAGAATAATAAGATCATAATTGTATTCTCTCAAACACAATATCATACAAGCATCTCCATATAGTCCAGAAGATAGCAAAAAAACCCACCAGTACCAGATTTTTATTTATCTTTAATCCAAGCACCAAAACAAGTGTTTAAGCTGCAGGAAAATTTCTCAAATCGAAAGCACACTTGAACAAACTCCAAACCAATTTAGCAACTATGCATTTGAAAAAAAGAAGATGAATACCACAAAAAGCACAATATTGTTTTACCTATCCAACCTCTCTGGAGCAAATCGTCCTTGGTTTATATGCTCTTCTTAATCATCAGCCATAGAAATATTTAAATTGAAGGAGGAAATTTTATTTTCCACATACATTTTTGTGGGAAGTCATTGTTGACAATAACAAGTTGACTGTAAAAAGATTTGATAGTGAACACAACATCATATGTAAACATCCACATGCTGGTATCTTGGTGGTATCTTTCCTGTTGGACATTTTAATTTAATGAGTTTAGTCAACTTATATATAGCTATTGTGGGATTATTTACAGTACATATGGTTGTGCTATGGAGTCTCGACCTTCAGTTTAGTGCATTGGCAAGGCAAGGAAGTTATCTGGAGAAAGCTGGTATGGGTGACCAAGACTAGCCACACCATGTCTCTCCTGCTACTCTTCCTCGTATATTCCAAATAAATGTGTACTTTTGAGATTCAGTCTATGTGGGATAGTGCAAGCGTATATATGTATCTGGTTGTGGGGATATAGTAGGCATAAAAATGTTGCATGCATTTTTGTTTGCAATGACATAACAATAGATGACGCATGGACACACAACGAGTGACGTGTATGCATGACATCAAGCTATCGGCCAACATAAATGGTATGACATATAATTGAATCCACAATTGCTCTTAAACAAATAATATCGAATGGAATACAAATGACATCGAGAAGGAGGGGAGGTCCAGAACAGATTGGAACTACTTGAATATGATTGAGGACAAGAAATAGACGCGTGCCTTGTGCCGTTTTTCATCAGCACTTTTTTCGTCGGTCTCTTTTTTAACCTCTTTATATTTGGTGGGCTAAATTTGGGGGGATTTATTCTTGTTGTGTTGCAATAGGTGTTTTATGTTTGGGTTCCGATGCTTTTGGGATTACGTTGCAACCTTTGCGAGAATCTTGCAAACTCTGTATCCTCTCCCCTCCCCTGCTCCCAaatttttccaacaactccgcaAAACAAAGGTACGGAAAAAGGGAAAATGTGAACGAAATTGGGTGAGGGCAAGCAAAGCAAAACCAACGAATGATCGAAGCAGCAAGCTCTGGAGTGCGTCCAATCCAACAGAGCCAACATGCCACCAAACGCCAAACCCATCAGATATCAATGTCTTGGTGGTAATAGCATCTACTATTGCAGGGAGAAATGTCGGGGCAATCCCCTATGGTGTTTTGATATCACAAAATGTATGATTTTCTTGGTAGTGGTGGTGCCTCACAGTGCAACAATGAAGCGGCGCTAGCTCACCTTGCAAACCTCTTGGCAATGATGGTGTTCACGATGGCATCAATTTTGTTTTGGTTAGAGGTTCTCCCATTTTATAATTTGTGTACCTAAGATCCTCATTGTTGATAGTACAACAAGCAAGCAATGGTAGCTCGCCTTGCAAACCTCTTGTCTTAAACCAAAGTGTGCCCAAACGTGCAACGATTTAAGGTTCCCACAATATTCGACTCATGTGGCTTTTCGAATCTTTGAGATTAGTCCAGTTTAGACGGATTTTCGTTGTGCAATTTTCTTCGGTGAGTCAGAGTGGAACATCAGGATGCAAAAGGCGATTATACAGATCACAACCTTAACTATCTTCGTTTCGACTTTCACTTTTATGGTGTATATCATGGTTTGCGTTATTTATGACTTATTCCACCTAGTCAACGTGGAAGTCAAATCATTTAGTAAAATAATATGAAACATTTTGCACTTGTGAATTAATAAAGGGAAAAAATAGAAAGTTTTTTAAAACAACTTGAACTATTTTTTttccattaaatgaacaaggtAAGATAAAAAAAATAACACGCCCACCTTGGGGCTCGAACCCAAgaccacaaggttaagagccttgCGCTCTACCGACTGAGCTAGACGGGCATTTTGCTTAATTTTTCAAATTTACTCTCCTCAACTGTGTTTTCTCAAGTGATGTGAACATACTATGTATAGGTTTTCTTAATTTGAGATTAGTACTATACGCGGAAGTTCCCCGTTGCAAAACTTTTTGAGCAGACGAACACCGAAAGGTAGGCGGCAAGTAGGCACGATGTGTTTCCAACCCAGGCGGCCAAGGCACCGGATAGCTCTGTGTAGTACTAGTGTAGTGTGTACGAGGTGCCAACCGAGCTaggagcctaggaataggatccTAGCTAGCCTCCTGACCTTTCATGGCTTTACATCAACGTGTTAATTATCTTTCCTAGTTAGGTTTATAATCACAACCAGCCAGTCGACTCCCCGCCCCGGTGATGGTCAGGATGAACTATTGGTTGCTTGATGACGATTCAAAACGGCATGCAGGTTGCTGCACGGATCGATGGACTTCCTTGTGCAGTTCTCTTCTAGGCCGACCATTGGATCGAATGCACATACACGGAGTCACGCGGCAATCCATCCATCATACATCACTTCCATTCCATGTAATGTAGCACGAGCACACCATATCGTACTGGCTACGCTACTCTGCTCGATCGATCTTCTATGTATGTATGTGCAGTACTAAGAATTTTGGTAATTCCAACATCAATCTTCATCCTATGTATGTATGCATCGTTGCTCTCTACGGACTATCATCTTGATCTGCAGGGGAGGAGGTCATTCTGGTGGTAAGGGAGGGCCTCATCTTGACGATCTGCTCGTCGTCGGCGAGGCCCATCCTCTTGGCCGACATGCCGGCCTCGAAGAAGCGCCGCACGGCGCTCCTCATGTAGGAGGTGCCTTCCCTCACGTTCATCCTCTCCCTGATCCTCTCCTGCAGGCTGCTTAGCTGGTGGTCGCCGTTCAGCACCGCCGCCAGCTGCACGATCTCCTGCTGGAACGAGCTCAGCTTCGCCTCCTCGTTCGCCTCCGTCTGCCGGATCCTCGTCGGCGTCGGGAGTTGCTCTGCACATTTCATAACTTTCATAGATAAGCAAGCTACTCATACACAGACTACAAAGCAAGCCAAGTGGCAATACCATGTGTATGCTGAACTTGACAAATTACCTGGGCAGTCTGTCCTCGGTTCAGTTCTGGTTTGCACGACACCTTCGAAGGTCCCAGCCCACGCGTCCCTTTTTGTCAGGAAATCCTGTGGCAGATTGAACAGCTTCTTCACGGTTGCCGGAATCGAAGAATGCTCAAATTGCGACGTCGGGGTTGGACTTCCATTCGGCCCATGCATAACTGAAACCAAAACAAATATGAGCAACGAATGTACATTGAGCAAATCTAGCATCCGTTTTCATATATTAACAAAGAAGTGCTGACTGACCTGTCCCCTTCTCAATCCATGGAGAGATCAAGATGGCCGGGACACGCACCCCCAATCTGTTGAACGTGAAGTTGTACGGGGGCGGGCCGACGATGTCATCGGGGCTCGGCACACCATCGACAGGGGTGGGCACATGGTCGAAGAACCCACCATGCTCGTCGTAAGTGAGGACCATGAGCGTCTCATTCCACTGGGGGCTGGCGCGGAGCGTCTCGTAGATCTCCTTGACAAACATCTGGCCCTGGTAGACATCGTGGGAGGGGTGGTCGTCGTTGGCGGGGTGGTCCTTGGAGTCCATGTAGTGCTGCTCGATGACGGCATAGTTGGGGAGGGAGCCACGGCGGGCGTGGTCCCGGAACGCGTTGTGGAAGGGGTGGAAGTTGAGGATGTACTTGAGCTTGCGGAGGTTGCGGTAGAAGAGCACCGCGGGCACGTCCTGGAAGTAGACGCCGAAGGAGAGGCCCGCGTCGTGCACGTTGTCGAAGATGGTCCTCTGCGGGTACCCCTTGGCTAGCAACCTGCATAGGTGCAACACCATTGTCAGAAAATCGGTCAGGGTAGCTCATGTCGTGGTCTCTTCAGTTCAAGTGAGGATAGCAATATTGTTCCTGCTCCCCGAAACTGCTTCGTCGTGTAAAGGAAAACGTTTTTTTTTAGCAGACAAGACGACATTTTATTGAGTGAAATGTAAAAGAAAGCATTTTTTAGACAGGTAAAAAGAAAGGATATGCTCTGGATCCCTTCTGAAAACATTTTATTGAGTGGAAACTTCGTTTTGCTCATTTCTGTCTTCCTGCCACGGGCTCAATCAAGTCGACTGGACTGGGCTGTTCGGAGGCCGATAGTGCTCGCTCAGTCACGTACTGTTGGGCTGAGACTCGGCTAGTTTTTGGGCCTGCCATGATACAAGCTGGTGCAGGACGACAGCAATGAAAGACCACCCTTCTAGAAAAACACTTCTACACCTAAAAAAAACACTTCTAGAAAAAAAAAACCTTGTAGAAAAAAAAACCCTTCTAGAAAAACAacacttatttaaaaaaaagcaATCAAAGAATACGTAATCACGTATTCTCAACCAAAAAAGTAATCATCGTATTCTCCAAAAAATCTTTCAAGAAAAAATATTCTCCAAAGAAAAGAAGAACGTAGTCACGTATCCACACGTACCCCTAGATGAAACACGCCCTCTGCTACTCTTGTGTATAAAAAACGTAGTAACATATCGAACGCCGGTGGTTCATTTTTCCTTTTTACCCTCGAACGCGTTGAGGGTACAGTTCAGGAGTCTTGCCGCATCTCACTTCGCTTCATCCCATGTGCATGTGATGTACTACCGACAAAGGTCATGGGAGGTCGCATGGCCGAATAAACTCTTGCGTCACGGACAGGGCCGGGCATGCACGGATTTCCACTCTAGTCACTCGCCGGACGACCGAAACTCTGAAATAGAAGCGTAGGGAGACACTCACTGACGGTGAGCCCAGTCAACCTTCTGGTCCCACGGTTCAGCGAGGCGGGCCAGCGCCGAGAGGTCGCGCGAGTACTGTCATTTCTCGTCAGTTTCACATGGATGCATGATTGATCGTGCGCACCGTCCTCTCCTCCGGCGATTAGTTCGTACTAGGAGTGGTGCTAGTGCTACTAGGATTAATTACTATTCTAACCCTGTTTGATTAGCCGCATCCAGCATAAAGCAGCGTGAGTGATGTGATGTCTGGAGCGTGACAAAAAGCAGAGGCGCGAGAAAGCAACGCGTGGCCCACATATAAAGTTTTGGCAGCCGGCATTTGGGTTCCTCGTGTCGGCTAATCACAGCCGGCCTCTCCAATCAAATCTCATTTCCTTGTTACACTAGTACGTGCTAGAACTAGAGTGGCAGTGTCCTCTCGCATTATTATTTTTACTCTTTTTGCGAGGGATGTCCTCTCGCATTAGACACTGTAATGTCAGGCTAAAGCTCTTTTCCCAACGAGTGCTTTGCTGCTCAACGAAGGAAGAGGAAAAGCGCT
The Aegilops tauschii subsp. strangulata cultivar AL8/78 chromosome 3, Aet v6.0, whole genome shotgun sequence genome window above contains:
- the LOC109737151 gene encoding non-specific phospholipase C2; this encodes MAVPTPQRRLLAAAMALLLASSGAGAVAFAGPIKTVVVVVMENRSFDHMLGWMKRLNPAIDGVTGAEWNPANASDPAAGPRVYFGDGAQFVDPDPGHSYQEIRQQIFGSDDASGPPRMNGFVQQARSIGGGNMTDAVMNGFAPDSVAVYRELVAQFAVCDRWFASVPSSTQPNRLFVHSGTSGGATSNNPELLAKGYPQRTIFDNVHDAGLSFGVYFQDVPAVLFYRNLRKLKYILNFHPFHNAFRDHARRGSLPNYAVIEQHYMDSKDHPANDDHPSHDVYQGQMFVKEIYETLRASPQWNETLMVLTYDEHGGFFDHVPTPVDGVPSPDDIVGPPPYNFTFNRLGVRVPAILISPWIEKGTVMHGPNGSPTPTSQFEHSSIPATVKKLFNLPQDFLTKRDAWAGTFEGVVQTRTEPRTDCPEQLPTPTRIRQTEANEEAKLSSFQQEIVQLAAVLNGDHQLSSLQERIRERMNVREGTSYMRSAVRRFFEAGMSAKRMGLADDEQIVKMRPSLTTRMTSSPADQDDSP